A genomic window from Syngnathus typhle isolate RoL2023-S1 ecotype Sweden linkage group LG18, RoL_Styp_1.0, whole genome shotgun sequence includes:
- the LOC133142911 gene encoding kinesin-like protein KIF20B isoform X1, with amino-acid sequence MESCFAGAKLERVGPVEVDDIKQDLLDEFSALPKQRVVRIGPQDETESRSENLRVYLRVRPLTGAESGRSQDCVVIEGPHTVVLKAPRSGQSNRQADKVPPQTGQRFTFTQVFGPDASQRKVFEGSVRGLVRDVLHGENCLLFTYGVTNAGKTFTFLGPEHDGGLLPRCLWLLFNSVEGRLHAGCHLKPHRCRDFSRLSPKQQKAESTAKLSLLRTVRENDKSTSSGRSTFLEASSLSSDYSVASVSESDRLSLDAPPRLHFSVWVSFCEIYKDNIHDLLEQVPGGQVKRTTLRLSQDVKGNPFIKDLKWVQVSSSEEALKVVKIGKRNQSLASTRLNQQSSRSHSIFSIRILRVDAAAVPRFLGVSELVLCDLAGSERCSRTRNTGERLKEAGNINSSLLALGKCISAMRIKQNAKFAHHVPFRESKLTHFLQFFFCGAGKVSMVVNINQESSCADETLNVLKFSALAQKVVVLNPRSAGPDGASLRSAMEVSVLINEADWRRNALVRSRPHSTLVWETTLEDVMEDDAEEEDVVAGEDEDAEETTQEEGDEGQPDGEATFGLAEEARIREEVCAEFMEIFKQMEKDFSERLKNEREILEERADRRLEILKNLLRRSTQEEEEEEGQARRAWLPGGDHSLISPQVLLANRERANHEEGQEDQEDDNTGKHPGDPERGILPSVVPSQAKEGECSKSSSARRSRRLARGNQMFVDQISALQVQVSSLERDLQQERERAAAAEDKLTTAETRLRRLEGRRDAGAEEGKAQSDFHANMARLRKECLLATETCAQQSKVIREVTQEKMRCDRKCEQLTEELANQKAEYEHQLQELMAELERRRTMEEEGERRQEPKCVEVPVRRCQEKLAQKENKKPKESPAPGRLPLVEELQEEIQKVRAVRKRTNCQVEGLALSDNKRANVRTVTQEAPFSSSQSSPSPPSAPPSLSVPSGAAQSLCRRPVTMATQAKRGCRKLYSKEAAPMLTVSPDSATLLEEPKEKESDHVIIMRRLRSRK; translated from the exons ATGGAGTCATGTTTTGCTGGCGCCAAACTGGAGAGGGTCGGCCCTGTGGAGGTGGACGACATCAAGCAAGACCTCCTGGATGAATTCTCTGCTCTGCCAAAGCAG CGGGTCGTGCGCATCGGTCCTCAGGATGAAACCGAGAGCCGGTCGGAGAACCTGCGGGTCTACCTGAGGGTTCGACCTTTGACGGGAGCAGAGAGCGGACGGTCACAG GACTGCGTGGTCATCGAGGGACCTCACACTGTGGTCCTCAAAGCTCCCAGGAGCGGGCAGTCCAACAGGCAGGCTGACAAGGTCCCTCCACAAACTGGTCAGAGGTTCACCTTCACCCAG GTGTTTGGCCCGGAcgccagtcagaggaaagtgtTTGAAGGATCCGTTCGTGGTTTGGTGCGAGATGTTCTGCACGGAGAAAACTGCCTGCTGTTCACATACGGGGTCACCAACGCCGGGAAGACCTTTACCTTCCTCG GTCCAGAACACGACGGCGGCCTGCTGCCACGCTGCCTCTGGCTGCTCTTCAACAGCGTAGAAGGTCGTCTGCACGCCGGCTGCCATCTGAAGCCTCACCGCTGCCGAGACTTCAGCCGACTGAGTCCGAAGCAGCAGAAAGCCGAGAGTACCGCCAAGCTGAGTCTGCTGAGGACCGTCCGAGAG AATGACAAAAGTACCTCCTCTGGCAGATCAACTTTTCTTGAAG CCTCGTCTCTGAGCTCCGACTACAGCGTCGCCAGCGTATCGGAGAGCGACAGGCTGTCTCTGGACGCCCCGCCCCGCCTTCACTTTTCCGTCTGGGTTTCCTTCTGTGAGATTTACAAGGACAACATTCACGACCTTCTGGAGCAG GTCCCGGGAGGACAGGTCAAGAGGACGACGCTGCGTCTGTCTCAGGATGTCAAAGGAAATCCCTTCATCAAAG ACCTGAAGTGGGTCCAGGTGAGCAGCTCCGAAGAAGCCTTGAAAGTGGTGAAGATCGGCAAGAGGAACCAAAGCTTGGCCTCCACCAGACTCAACCAGCAATCCAGCAGGAG CCACAGCATCTTCTCCATTAGGATCCTGCGGGTCGACGCCGCCGCCGTCCCCAGGTTCCTTGGCgtcagtga GCTGGTGTTGTGCGACCTAGCCGGCTCGGAGCGATGCTCGCGCACACGCAACACGGGCGAGCGCCTCAAGGAAGCGGGGAACATCAACAGCTCGCTTCTGGCGCTCGGCAAGTGCATCAGCGCCATGAGGATCAAGCAGAACGCAAA GTTCGCGCATCACGTTCCCTTCAGGGAGTCCAAGCTGACCCACTTCCTTCAGTTCTTCTTCTGCGGCGCCGGCAAGGTGTCCATGGTGGTCAACATCAACCAGGAGTCATCCTGCGCCGACGAGACGCTCAACGTCCTCAAGTTCTCCGCCCTGGCGCAGAAG gtgGTGGTGTTGAACCCGAGGTCCGCCGGCCCGGACGGCGCCTCGCTCAGGTCGGCCATGGAAGTGTCGGTCCTCATCAACGAGGCCGACTGGCGCCGCAACGCGCTGGTGCGCAGCCGCCCACACTCCACGCTTGTCTGGGAGACGACGCTGGAGGACGTGATGGAAGACGATGCTGAGGAAGAGGACGTGGTGGCAGGAGAGGATGAGGACGCGGAGGAAACCACACAGGAGGAAGGCGACGAG GGGCAGCCGGACGGGGAGGCGACCTTTGGCTTGGCTGAGGAGGCTCGAATCAGAGAAGAAGTGTGTGCCGAGTTCATGGAGATCTTCAAGCAGATGGAGAAGGACTTCAG CGAGCGTCTGAAGAATGAGCGAGAGATCCTGGAGGAACGAGCCGACAGGAGGCTGGAGATCCTCAAGAACCTCCTCAGACGGAGCACCCAG gaggaggaggaggaagaagggcaGGCGAGGAGGGCGTGGCTTCCGGGGGGAGACCACAGCTTGATCTCGCCGCAAGTGCTGCTGGCCAATCGG GAGCGGGCCAACCACGAAGAGGGGCAGGAGGACCAAGAGGACGACAACACGGGAAAGCatcctggtgatcctgaaagggggatccttccatctgtggtcccttctcaag CCAAGGAGGGCGAGTGCAGCAAGTCGTCATCGGCGCGGCGATCTCGTCGACTGGCGCGAGGCAACCAAATGTTCGTCGACCAAATCTCTGCGTTGCAGGTACag GTCAGCTCCCTGGAACGGGACTTGCAACAGGAAAGGGAGCGCGCGGCGGCTGCCGAGGACAAACTGACCACGGCAGAGACCCGCCTGCGGCGCCTCGAGGGCCGACGGGACGCCGGAGCCGAG GAGGGCAAAGCCCAGAGCGACTTCCACGCCAACATGGCCCGACTACGCAAGGAGTGCCTGTTGGCCACGGAGACCTGCGCCCAGCAATCTAAAGTCATCCGGGAAGTGACGCAAGAAAAGATGCGCTG CGACAGGAAGTGTGAGCAGCTCACCGAGGAACTGGCCAATCAGAAAGCGGAATACGAGCACCAGCTGCAGGAGCTGATGGCGGAGCTTGAACGACGAAGAACGATGGAGGAGGAAGGTGAGCGACGGCAAG AACCGAAGTGTGTCGAGGTCCCGGTGCGGCGGTGTCAGGAGAAATTAGCACAGAAAGAGAACAAGAAGCCCAAGGAGAGCCCGGCGCCCGGGAGGCTGCCCCTGGTGGAGGAGCTGCAGGAGGAAATCCAGAAGGTACGAGCGGTGAGGAAAAGGACAAACTGCCAAGTGGAG GGTTTGGCGTTGAGCGACAACAAGCGAGCAAACGTGAGGACGGTGACGCAG GAGGCGCCGTTCTCCTCCAGCCAGTCCAGCCCGTCTCCGCCCTCGGCACCGCCATCACTCTCCGTCCCGAGCGGCGCGG CTCAAAGCCTCTGCAGACGCcctgtcaccatggcaacccaaGCCAAGCGAGGCTGCAGGAAGCTTTACAGCAAGGAAGCGGCCCCGATGCTTACCGTCTCACCGGACTCG GCGACGCTGCTCGAGGAACCGAAGGAAAAGGAAAGCGATCACGTGATCATCATGCGGCGGCTGCGTTCCCGCAAGTGA
- the LOC133142911 gene encoding kinesin-like protein KIF20B isoform X3: MESCFAGAKLERVGPVEVDDIKQDLLDEFSALPKQDETESRSENLRVYLRVRPLTGAESGRSQDCVVIEGPHTVVLKAPRSGQSNRQADKVPPQTGQRFTFTQVFGPDASQRKVFEGSVRGLVRDVLHGENCLLFTYGVTNAGKTFTFLGPEHDGGLLPRCLWLLFNSVEGRLHAGCHLKPHRCRDFSRLSPKQQKAESTAKLSLLRTVRENDKSTSSGRSTFLEASSLSSDYSVASVSESDRLSLDAPPRLHFSVWVSFCEIYKDNIHDLLEQVPGGQVKRTTLRLSQDVKGNPFIKDLKWVQVSSSEEALKVVKIGKRNQSLASTRLNQQSSRSHSIFSIRILRVDAAAVPRFLGVSELVLCDLAGSERCSRTRNTGERLKEAGNINSSLLALGKCISAMRIKQNAKFAHHVPFRESKLTHFLQFFFCGAGKVSMVVNINQESSCADETLNVLKFSALAQKVVVLNPRSAGPDGASLRSAMEVSVLINEADWRRNALVRSRPHSTLVWETTLEDVMEDDAEEEDVVAGEDEDAEETTQEEGDEGQPDGEATFGLAEEARIREEVCAEFMEIFKQMEKDFSERLKNEREILEERADRRLEILKNLLRRSTQEEEEEEGQARRAWLPGGDHSLISPQVLLANRERANHEEGQEDQEDDNTGKHPGDPERGILPSVVPSQAKEGECSKSSSARRSRRLARGNQMFVDQISALQVQVSSLERDLQQERERAAAAEDKLTTAETRLRRLEGRRDAGAEEGKAQSDFHANMARLRKECLLATETCAQQSKVIREVTQEKMRCDRKCEQLTEELANQKAEYEHQLQELMAELERRRTMEEEGERRQEPKCVEVPVRRCQEKLAQKENKKPKESPAPGRLPLVEELQEEIQKVRAVRKRTNCQVEGLALSDNKRANVRTVTQEAPFSSSQSSPSPPSAPPSLSVPSGAAQSLCRRPVTMATQAKRGCRKLYSKEAAPMLTVSPDSATLLEEPKEKESDHVIIMRRLRSRK, encoded by the exons ATGGAGTCATGTTTTGCTGGCGCCAAACTGGAGAGGGTCGGCCCTGTGGAGGTGGACGACATCAAGCAAGACCTCCTGGATGAATTCTCTGCTCTGCCAAAGCAG GATGAAACCGAGAGCCGGTCGGAGAACCTGCGGGTCTACCTGAGGGTTCGACCTTTGACGGGAGCAGAGAGCGGACGGTCACAG GACTGCGTGGTCATCGAGGGACCTCACACTGTGGTCCTCAAAGCTCCCAGGAGCGGGCAGTCCAACAGGCAGGCTGACAAGGTCCCTCCACAAACTGGTCAGAGGTTCACCTTCACCCAG GTGTTTGGCCCGGAcgccagtcagaggaaagtgtTTGAAGGATCCGTTCGTGGTTTGGTGCGAGATGTTCTGCACGGAGAAAACTGCCTGCTGTTCACATACGGGGTCACCAACGCCGGGAAGACCTTTACCTTCCTCG GTCCAGAACACGACGGCGGCCTGCTGCCACGCTGCCTCTGGCTGCTCTTCAACAGCGTAGAAGGTCGTCTGCACGCCGGCTGCCATCTGAAGCCTCACCGCTGCCGAGACTTCAGCCGACTGAGTCCGAAGCAGCAGAAAGCCGAGAGTACCGCCAAGCTGAGTCTGCTGAGGACCGTCCGAGAG AATGACAAAAGTACCTCCTCTGGCAGATCAACTTTTCTTGAAG CCTCGTCTCTGAGCTCCGACTACAGCGTCGCCAGCGTATCGGAGAGCGACAGGCTGTCTCTGGACGCCCCGCCCCGCCTTCACTTTTCCGTCTGGGTTTCCTTCTGTGAGATTTACAAGGACAACATTCACGACCTTCTGGAGCAG GTCCCGGGAGGACAGGTCAAGAGGACGACGCTGCGTCTGTCTCAGGATGTCAAAGGAAATCCCTTCATCAAAG ACCTGAAGTGGGTCCAGGTGAGCAGCTCCGAAGAAGCCTTGAAAGTGGTGAAGATCGGCAAGAGGAACCAAAGCTTGGCCTCCACCAGACTCAACCAGCAATCCAGCAGGAG CCACAGCATCTTCTCCATTAGGATCCTGCGGGTCGACGCCGCCGCCGTCCCCAGGTTCCTTGGCgtcagtga GCTGGTGTTGTGCGACCTAGCCGGCTCGGAGCGATGCTCGCGCACACGCAACACGGGCGAGCGCCTCAAGGAAGCGGGGAACATCAACAGCTCGCTTCTGGCGCTCGGCAAGTGCATCAGCGCCATGAGGATCAAGCAGAACGCAAA GTTCGCGCATCACGTTCCCTTCAGGGAGTCCAAGCTGACCCACTTCCTTCAGTTCTTCTTCTGCGGCGCCGGCAAGGTGTCCATGGTGGTCAACATCAACCAGGAGTCATCCTGCGCCGACGAGACGCTCAACGTCCTCAAGTTCTCCGCCCTGGCGCAGAAG gtgGTGGTGTTGAACCCGAGGTCCGCCGGCCCGGACGGCGCCTCGCTCAGGTCGGCCATGGAAGTGTCGGTCCTCATCAACGAGGCCGACTGGCGCCGCAACGCGCTGGTGCGCAGCCGCCCACACTCCACGCTTGTCTGGGAGACGACGCTGGAGGACGTGATGGAAGACGATGCTGAGGAAGAGGACGTGGTGGCAGGAGAGGATGAGGACGCGGAGGAAACCACACAGGAGGAAGGCGACGAG GGGCAGCCGGACGGGGAGGCGACCTTTGGCTTGGCTGAGGAGGCTCGAATCAGAGAAGAAGTGTGTGCCGAGTTCATGGAGATCTTCAAGCAGATGGAGAAGGACTTCAG CGAGCGTCTGAAGAATGAGCGAGAGATCCTGGAGGAACGAGCCGACAGGAGGCTGGAGATCCTCAAGAACCTCCTCAGACGGAGCACCCAG gaggaggaggaggaagaagggcaGGCGAGGAGGGCGTGGCTTCCGGGGGGAGACCACAGCTTGATCTCGCCGCAAGTGCTGCTGGCCAATCGG GAGCGGGCCAACCACGAAGAGGGGCAGGAGGACCAAGAGGACGACAACACGGGAAAGCatcctggtgatcctgaaagggggatccttccatctgtggtcccttctcaag CCAAGGAGGGCGAGTGCAGCAAGTCGTCATCGGCGCGGCGATCTCGTCGACTGGCGCGAGGCAACCAAATGTTCGTCGACCAAATCTCTGCGTTGCAGGTACag GTCAGCTCCCTGGAACGGGACTTGCAACAGGAAAGGGAGCGCGCGGCGGCTGCCGAGGACAAACTGACCACGGCAGAGACCCGCCTGCGGCGCCTCGAGGGCCGACGGGACGCCGGAGCCGAG GAGGGCAAAGCCCAGAGCGACTTCCACGCCAACATGGCCCGACTACGCAAGGAGTGCCTGTTGGCCACGGAGACCTGCGCCCAGCAATCTAAAGTCATCCGGGAAGTGACGCAAGAAAAGATGCGCTG CGACAGGAAGTGTGAGCAGCTCACCGAGGAACTGGCCAATCAGAAAGCGGAATACGAGCACCAGCTGCAGGAGCTGATGGCGGAGCTTGAACGACGAAGAACGATGGAGGAGGAAGGTGAGCGACGGCAAG AACCGAAGTGTGTCGAGGTCCCGGTGCGGCGGTGTCAGGAGAAATTAGCACAGAAAGAGAACAAGAAGCCCAAGGAGAGCCCGGCGCCCGGGAGGCTGCCCCTGGTGGAGGAGCTGCAGGAGGAAATCCAGAAGGTACGAGCGGTGAGGAAAAGGACAAACTGCCAAGTGGAG GGTTTGGCGTTGAGCGACAACAAGCGAGCAAACGTGAGGACGGTGACGCAG GAGGCGCCGTTCTCCTCCAGCCAGTCCAGCCCGTCTCCGCCCTCGGCACCGCCATCACTCTCCGTCCCGAGCGGCGCGG CTCAAAGCCTCTGCAGACGCcctgtcaccatggcaacccaaGCCAAGCGAGGCTGCAGGAAGCTTTACAGCAAGGAAGCGGCCCCGATGCTTACCGTCTCACCGGACTCG GCGACGCTGCTCGAGGAACCGAAGGAAAAGGAAAGCGATCACGTGATCATCATGCGGCGGCTGCGTTCCCGCAAGTGA
- the LOC133142911 gene encoding kinesin-like protein KIF20B isoform X2 — protein sequence MESCFAGAKLERVGPVEVDDIKQDLLDEFSALPKQRVVRIGPQDETESRSENLRVYLRVRPLTGAESGRSQDCVVIEGPHTVVLKAPRSGQSNRQADKVPPQTGQRFTFTQVFGPDASQRKVFEGSVRGLVRDVLHGENCLLFTYGVTNAGKTFTFLGPEHDGGLLPRCLWLLFNSVEGRLHAGCHLKPHRCRDFSRLSPKQQKAESTAKLSLLRTVRENDKSTSSGRSTFLEASSLSSDYSVASVSESDRLSLDAPPRLHFSVWVSFCEIYKDNIHDLLEQVPGGQVKRTTLRLSQDVKGNPFIKDLKWVQVSSSEEALKVVKIGKRNQSLASTRLNQQSSRSHSIFSIRILRVDAAAVPRFLGVSELVLCDLAGSERCSRTRNTGERLKEAGNINSSLLALGKCISAMRIKQNAKFAHHVPFRESKLTHFLQFFFCGAGKVSMVVNINQESSCADETLNVLKFSALAQKVVVLNPRSAGPDGASLRSAMEVSVLINEADWRRNALVRSRPHSTLVWETTLEDVMEDDAEEEDVVAGEDEDAEETTQEEGDEGQPDGEATFGLAEEARIREEVCAEFMEIFKQMEKDFSERLKNEREILEERADRRLEILKNLLRRSTQEEEEEEGQARRAWLPGGDHSLISPQVLLANRERANHEEGQEDQEDDNTGKHPGDPERGILPSVVPSQAKEGECSKSSSARRSRRLARGNQMFVDQISALQVSSLERDLQQERERAAAAEDKLTTAETRLRRLEGRRDAGAEEGKAQSDFHANMARLRKECLLATETCAQQSKVIREVTQEKMRCDRKCEQLTEELANQKAEYEHQLQELMAELERRRTMEEEGERRQEPKCVEVPVRRCQEKLAQKENKKPKESPAPGRLPLVEELQEEIQKVRAVRKRTNCQVEGLALSDNKRANVRTVTQEAPFSSSQSSPSPPSAPPSLSVPSGAAQSLCRRPVTMATQAKRGCRKLYSKEAAPMLTVSPDSATLLEEPKEKESDHVIIMRRLRSRK from the exons ATGGAGTCATGTTTTGCTGGCGCCAAACTGGAGAGGGTCGGCCCTGTGGAGGTGGACGACATCAAGCAAGACCTCCTGGATGAATTCTCTGCTCTGCCAAAGCAG CGGGTCGTGCGCATCGGTCCTCAGGATGAAACCGAGAGCCGGTCGGAGAACCTGCGGGTCTACCTGAGGGTTCGACCTTTGACGGGAGCAGAGAGCGGACGGTCACAG GACTGCGTGGTCATCGAGGGACCTCACACTGTGGTCCTCAAAGCTCCCAGGAGCGGGCAGTCCAACAGGCAGGCTGACAAGGTCCCTCCACAAACTGGTCAGAGGTTCACCTTCACCCAG GTGTTTGGCCCGGAcgccagtcagaggaaagtgtTTGAAGGATCCGTTCGTGGTTTGGTGCGAGATGTTCTGCACGGAGAAAACTGCCTGCTGTTCACATACGGGGTCACCAACGCCGGGAAGACCTTTACCTTCCTCG GTCCAGAACACGACGGCGGCCTGCTGCCACGCTGCCTCTGGCTGCTCTTCAACAGCGTAGAAGGTCGTCTGCACGCCGGCTGCCATCTGAAGCCTCACCGCTGCCGAGACTTCAGCCGACTGAGTCCGAAGCAGCAGAAAGCCGAGAGTACCGCCAAGCTGAGTCTGCTGAGGACCGTCCGAGAG AATGACAAAAGTACCTCCTCTGGCAGATCAACTTTTCTTGAAG CCTCGTCTCTGAGCTCCGACTACAGCGTCGCCAGCGTATCGGAGAGCGACAGGCTGTCTCTGGACGCCCCGCCCCGCCTTCACTTTTCCGTCTGGGTTTCCTTCTGTGAGATTTACAAGGACAACATTCACGACCTTCTGGAGCAG GTCCCGGGAGGACAGGTCAAGAGGACGACGCTGCGTCTGTCTCAGGATGTCAAAGGAAATCCCTTCATCAAAG ACCTGAAGTGGGTCCAGGTGAGCAGCTCCGAAGAAGCCTTGAAAGTGGTGAAGATCGGCAAGAGGAACCAAAGCTTGGCCTCCACCAGACTCAACCAGCAATCCAGCAGGAG CCACAGCATCTTCTCCATTAGGATCCTGCGGGTCGACGCCGCCGCCGTCCCCAGGTTCCTTGGCgtcagtga GCTGGTGTTGTGCGACCTAGCCGGCTCGGAGCGATGCTCGCGCACACGCAACACGGGCGAGCGCCTCAAGGAAGCGGGGAACATCAACAGCTCGCTTCTGGCGCTCGGCAAGTGCATCAGCGCCATGAGGATCAAGCAGAACGCAAA GTTCGCGCATCACGTTCCCTTCAGGGAGTCCAAGCTGACCCACTTCCTTCAGTTCTTCTTCTGCGGCGCCGGCAAGGTGTCCATGGTGGTCAACATCAACCAGGAGTCATCCTGCGCCGACGAGACGCTCAACGTCCTCAAGTTCTCCGCCCTGGCGCAGAAG gtgGTGGTGTTGAACCCGAGGTCCGCCGGCCCGGACGGCGCCTCGCTCAGGTCGGCCATGGAAGTGTCGGTCCTCATCAACGAGGCCGACTGGCGCCGCAACGCGCTGGTGCGCAGCCGCCCACACTCCACGCTTGTCTGGGAGACGACGCTGGAGGACGTGATGGAAGACGATGCTGAGGAAGAGGACGTGGTGGCAGGAGAGGATGAGGACGCGGAGGAAACCACACAGGAGGAAGGCGACGAG GGGCAGCCGGACGGGGAGGCGACCTTTGGCTTGGCTGAGGAGGCTCGAATCAGAGAAGAAGTGTGTGCCGAGTTCATGGAGATCTTCAAGCAGATGGAGAAGGACTTCAG CGAGCGTCTGAAGAATGAGCGAGAGATCCTGGAGGAACGAGCCGACAGGAGGCTGGAGATCCTCAAGAACCTCCTCAGACGGAGCACCCAG gaggaggaggaggaagaagggcaGGCGAGGAGGGCGTGGCTTCCGGGGGGAGACCACAGCTTGATCTCGCCGCAAGTGCTGCTGGCCAATCGG GAGCGGGCCAACCACGAAGAGGGGCAGGAGGACCAAGAGGACGACAACACGGGAAAGCatcctggtgatcctgaaagggggatccttccatctgtggtcccttctcaag CCAAGGAGGGCGAGTGCAGCAAGTCGTCATCGGCGCGGCGATCTCGTCGACTGGCGCGAGGCAACCAAATGTTCGTCGACCAAATCTCTGCGTTGCAG GTCAGCTCCCTGGAACGGGACTTGCAACAGGAAAGGGAGCGCGCGGCGGCTGCCGAGGACAAACTGACCACGGCAGAGACCCGCCTGCGGCGCCTCGAGGGCCGACGGGACGCCGGAGCCGAG GAGGGCAAAGCCCAGAGCGACTTCCACGCCAACATGGCCCGACTACGCAAGGAGTGCCTGTTGGCCACGGAGACCTGCGCCCAGCAATCTAAAGTCATCCGGGAAGTGACGCAAGAAAAGATGCGCTG CGACAGGAAGTGTGAGCAGCTCACCGAGGAACTGGCCAATCAGAAAGCGGAATACGAGCACCAGCTGCAGGAGCTGATGGCGGAGCTTGAACGACGAAGAACGATGGAGGAGGAAGGTGAGCGACGGCAAG AACCGAAGTGTGTCGAGGTCCCGGTGCGGCGGTGTCAGGAGAAATTAGCACAGAAAGAGAACAAGAAGCCCAAGGAGAGCCCGGCGCCCGGGAGGCTGCCCCTGGTGGAGGAGCTGCAGGAGGAAATCCAGAAGGTACGAGCGGTGAGGAAAAGGACAAACTGCCAAGTGGAG GGTTTGGCGTTGAGCGACAACAAGCGAGCAAACGTGAGGACGGTGACGCAG GAGGCGCCGTTCTCCTCCAGCCAGTCCAGCCCGTCTCCGCCCTCGGCACCGCCATCACTCTCCGTCCCGAGCGGCGCGG CTCAAAGCCTCTGCAGACGCcctgtcaccatggcaacccaaGCCAAGCGAGGCTGCAGGAAGCTTTACAGCAAGGAAGCGGCCCCGATGCTTACCGTCTCACCGGACTCG GCGACGCTGCTCGAGGAACCGAAGGAAAAGGAAAGCGATCACGTGATCATCATGCGGCGGCTGCGTTCCCGCAAGTGA